Proteins co-encoded in one Bacillus infantis NRRL B-14911 genomic window:
- a CDS encoding glycoside hydrolase family 38 N-terminal domain-containing protein, giving the protein MENVREVHILNHTHWDREWYETFEEFRYKLRNGLRYIQTLLEEGKIENFFLDGQTIVLDDYREVVGEEEYQKLLSYINDGKIEAGPWYLLADEFLVSGESMIKNLEIGTKMAKAAGSSCDIGYLPDTFGHISQMPQILKQSGISTALIFRGAVSDHFENTWEGPDSSKVFTFVLPLFEGYYQTFLKHDAYVEETKTYLEGSSPYLTFGKALVMNGADHTFTATDLQERIKGLEEQNPGIKFKQSLMSEFIESYKGEEPQGKILGEQRDPSKIFILPGVLSTRTYLKNQNQMCEDQAIGVMEALNVWTNASSRSEHFMEYVWKLILQNQPHDSICGCSVDEVHDEMETRSKKVLGGIRQFSRDTLNGLYPFEFLDSRKENPYLYLINNTPIADIYPVRAAVRVPAQLDRGSIELYQDDAAIAFDIISREQREEFLHDILAEPHYGEYVVYEVAFEMPFDGAEIRRVKVELAENEAFTAQEVQADSIENDYYKVEWDRHGLIITDLETGTVHYDQHQFLSSLDAGDTYNYSPPVNDVESRAVLARVREITKGDTFQSAVLEYEMTLPASLNDSRTGASADTVVNMMTTIITLHKGRRTISFKTTVENKARDQKLRVGFAAGRTDYSYGDTAFDLIKRETLREKNFDMPKNKEAVMNQYPTYSSAMANDHQLMHRGLQEYEVDGFKGNDMLFLTMIRSVGWLSRRDLRTRGNGAGPGFETPGAQCIGTYEFEYALVLGREHHSLNHAKVMRQPLLVQQSCVEKEEQTLFRLSSDGIAFSSIMLKEANSFDIRLFNPSDEEASTALIFGFLPTEVSEVDFTGETVTEFTAERELTLSLQPKQIKTIRVKRKAHPQGLLLHPMK; this is encoded by the coding sequence ATGGAAAACGTCAGAGAAGTACATATCTTGAATCACACCCACTGGGACCGGGAATGGTATGAAACTTTTGAAGAGTTCCGCTACAAGCTGAGGAACGGATTGCGCTATATCCAAACCCTGCTTGAGGAAGGGAAAATCGAAAACTTCTTCCTCGACGGTCAGACGATTGTCCTGGACGATTATCGTGAAGTAGTCGGGGAAGAGGAATATCAAAAGCTTCTTTCTTATATAAATGATGGAAAAATTGAAGCTGGCCCCTGGTATTTGCTTGCGGACGAATTCCTCGTTTCCGGAGAGTCCATGATTAAGAACCTGGAGATCGGGACGAAGATGGCGAAGGCTGCCGGCTCATCCTGCGATATCGGCTATCTGCCTGATACCTTCGGGCATATCAGCCAGATGCCGCAGATTCTCAAGCAGTCCGGCATCAGCACGGCGCTTATTTTCCGCGGAGCTGTTTCAGACCATTTCGAAAATACATGGGAAGGGCCGGACAGCAGCAAGGTATTCACCTTTGTCCTCCCCTTGTTTGAAGGATACTACCAAACCTTCCTCAAGCATGATGCCTACGTGGAAGAAACAAAAACCTATCTGGAAGGCAGCTCGCCCTACCTCACCTTTGGCAAAGCGCTGGTGATGAACGGAGCGGACCATACATTCACGGCTACGGATCTACAGGAGCGGATTAAGGGACTCGAAGAGCAGAATCCCGGGATCAAGTTCAAGCAGTCCTTGATGTCTGAATTCATAGAGTCCTATAAAGGAGAAGAGCCACAGGGTAAAATCCTTGGCGAGCAGCGTGATCCTTCCAAAATCTTTATTTTACCGGGCGTCCTGTCAACGAGGACTTATTTGAAGAACCAGAACCAGATGTGCGAGGACCAGGCCATCGGGGTGATGGAAGCACTGAACGTCTGGACGAACGCCAGCAGCCGGTCAGAACATTTCATGGAATATGTGTGGAAGCTGATTCTGCAGAACCAGCCTCATGACAGCATCTGCGGCTGCAGTGTGGATGAAGTCCATGATGAAATGGAGACACGGTCCAAAAAGGTACTGGGCGGCATCCGTCAGTTCTCGCGGGATACCTTGAACGGCTTGTATCCTTTCGAGTTTTTGGACAGCAGGAAAGAGAATCCGTATCTCTATCTTATCAACAACACACCTATTGCCGATATATATCCAGTCAGGGCAGCGGTCAGAGTGCCCGCTCAGCTGGACCGTGGATCCATCGAGCTCTATCAAGATGATGCTGCAATTGCTTTTGACATCATAAGCAGGGAGCAGCGTGAGGAGTTTCTGCATGACATCCTGGCAGAGCCGCATTATGGGGAATATGTCGTTTACGAGGTTGCTTTTGAGATGCCGTTTGACGGGGCAGAGATCAGGAGAGTGAAGGTTGAGCTGGCGGAAAATGAGGCTTTTACAGCTCAAGAGGTTCAAGCGGATAGCATTGAGAACGACTATTACAAAGTGGAATGGGACCGGCACGGACTGATCATCACAGACCTGGAAACAGGCACGGTCCATTATGATCAGCACCAGTTCCTGTCTTCCCTGGATGCGGGGGATACCTATAACTACTCTCCGCCAGTGAATGATGTGGAAAGCAGAGCTGTTCTTGCCCGGGTCAGGGAAATCACCAAGGGAGATACCTTCCAGTCTGCTGTCCTTGAGTACGAAATGACGCTGCCTGCTTCCCTGAATGATAGCAGGACAGGGGCTAGTGCGGATACGGTCGTGAACATGATGACCACCATTATCACACTTCATAAAGGCAGAAGAACGATTAGTTTTAAAACAACAGTCGAAAACAAGGCAAGAGACCAGAAGCTGCGTGTCGGCTTTGCGGCAGGCAGAACGGATTACAGCTATGGGGACACAGCCTTTGATCTTATAAAAAGAGAAACGCTTCGCGAGAAAAACTTTGATATGCCCAAAAATAAGGAAGCCGTGATGAATCAGTATCCAACGTATTCTTCCGCCATGGCGAACGATCATCAGCTGATGCACCGGGGCCTGCAGGAATATGAGGTGGATGGTTTTAAAGGGAATGATATGCTTTTCCTCACCATGATCCGGAGTGTCGGCTGGCTTTCAAGGCGCGATCTCAGGACACGCGGAAACGGAGCGGGGCCGGGGTTCGAAACGCCAGGTGCGCAATGCATTGGGACGTATGAATTTGAGTACGCTCTTGTCCTCGGCAGGGAGCATCATTCCCTGAACCATGCCAAAGTGATGCGGCAGCCATTGCTCGTCCAGCAGTCGTGCGTGGAGAAAGAGGAACAAACCCTCTTTAGGCTATCTTCCGATGGTATTGCCTTTTCATCGATTATGTTAAAAGAAGCAAATTCATTCGATATCCGGCTTTTTAATCCTTCTGATGAAGAAGCCAGTACAGCACTTATTTTTGGCTTTCTGCCAACGGAAGTGTCAGAGGTTGATTTTACAGGGGAAACGGTCACTGAATTCACAGCGGAACGCGAATTGACTCTCTCCTTGCAGCCGAAGCAAATCAAGACCATTCGCGTAAAAAGAAAGGCCCATCCGCAAGGCCTCCTACTCCATCCCATGAAATAG
- a CDS encoding FAD-dependent oxidoreductase, translating to METVSFYGRELPVIYEIDCAVIGGGTGGAAAALSALEEGLSTLIVEKTISLGGTQTNSLVSPMMPTYVKAQKINSLIISRLHQENIRTSDGTTTCSWFNVEALSFVLEQLITERGGEILYDSSYVDCMKEEKRITFVVLNTSSGLAAVKAKTFIDATADAILSRSAGVPAYSGNKNGENQQISFRFEMGGIDVAALRKYVLSQGEAFCRIEDPDFFEIAMVPGKGHKLEPLFRKGLVNGDLQEEDLRYFQAFTQPGKPTAMSFNCPHVPGIHQTTDPVLRSKAVTKGREMIRRLVKFLPKYMPGFEHAFLLKEATQLGIRESWRIAGQYTMTEKDYVNRARFEDGIARGDWYIDVHSVTTENIEEAKLSKGEYYEIPYRSLITFEVDNLIAVGRHISSTFLMQASLRIQPTVRDMGQAAGLACAVSIREKTDLNKLDGSILKKKLYPAEGQ from the coding sequence ATGGAAACTGTATCTTTTTATGGCAGGGAGCTGCCGGTCATTTATGAGATTGACTGCGCCGTTATCGGCGGGGGAACCGGGGGAGCCGCTGCGGCCTTGTCGGCGCTCGAGGAAGGACTGTCCACTCTTATTGTGGAAAAAACGATTTCTCTTGGCGGCACCCAAACCAATTCCCTTGTTTCTCCCATGATGCCAACCTACGTAAAAGCACAGAAAATCAACAGCCTGATCATCAGCAGGCTTCATCAGGAAAATATCAGGACTAGTGATGGAACCACCACCTGCAGCTGGTTCAATGTTGAGGCGCTCAGCTTTGTCCTTGAGCAGCTCATCACCGAGCGAGGCGGCGAGATTCTTTATGACAGCAGCTATGTGGACTGCATGAAGGAAGAAAAACGAATCACTTTTGTGGTTCTCAATACATCAAGCGGGCTGGCCGCAGTCAAAGCAAAGACGTTTATTGATGCAACAGCCGATGCTATTCTTTCCCGCTCGGCAGGCGTGCCTGCCTATTCCGGGAACAAAAATGGCGAGAACCAGCAGATTTCCTTCCGGTTTGAAATGGGCGGGATTGATGTGGCAGCTCTCAGGAAATATGTCCTTTCCCAGGGAGAAGCGTTCTGCAGGATTGAAGACCCTGACTTTTTTGAAATCGCCATGGTGCCTGGCAAGGGACATAAGCTGGAGCCTCTTTTTAGAAAAGGCCTCGTGAATGGGGATTTACAGGAGGAGGACCTCCGCTATTTCCAGGCTTTCACCCAGCCGGGGAAGCCTACAGCGATGTCTTTTAACTGTCCGCATGTCCCGGGCATCCATCAGACGACCGATCCGGTGCTGAGATCAAAAGCGGTGACCAAAGGCAGGGAAATGATCAGGAGGCTTGTGAAATTTTTACCAAAGTATATGCCGGGCTTTGAGCATGCGTTCCTGCTGAAAGAAGCCACCCAGCTTGGCATCAGGGAATCTTGGCGGATTGCCGGCCAATATACGATGACAGAAAAGGATTATGTGAACCGTGCCCGTTTCGAGGACGGAATTGCCCGCGGAGACTGGTATATTGATGTGCATAGTGTCACTACTGAAAATATTGAGGAAGCAAAGCTTTCAAAGGGAGAGTATTATGAAATTCCCTACCGTTCGCTGATCACCTTTGAGGTGGATAATCTGATTGCGGTCGGCCGCCATATTTCCAGTACGTTTCTGATGCAGGCTTCTCTAAGGATCCAGCCGACCGTGAGGGATATGGGCCAGGCCGCCGGGCTCGCCTGTGCCGTTTCCATCAGGGAAAAGACAGACCTGAACAAGCTTGATGGCAGCATCCTGAAAAAGAAGCTTTATCCAGCGGAGGGACAGTGA
- a CDS encoding carbohydrate ABC transporter permease — protein sequence MNSNQFRKKAVAYITMVLITIVTVGPFLITLFIAAKSPGEGIYGSFLPENPTFENFITAFDKANFGTYFLNTVIVTGLAIPFNLLFCSLAAYPLARMDFRGRSVVLALIISTMMVPFQLYMAPLFQLAGELGLRNTHAGLIVLQVSTAFGIFLMRQAYLRIPKDLEESAYLDGANRFKVWYLVVLPLVKPTLVTLAIFTFMGTWGDYLWPLLNSTDSTMYTLSIGLAQLSQNFDGANLKLISAASILTTIPTLLIFIWLQKYFISGATDGAVKG from the coding sequence ATGAATTCAAACCAATTTAGAAAAAAAGCTGTCGCCTATATAACGATGGTCCTCATCACAATCGTGACCGTCGGGCCGTTCCTCATCACCTTGTTCATTGCGGCAAAATCACCGGGCGAGGGCATCTACGGATCTTTCCTGCCCGAAAATCCAACCTTTGAAAATTTTATTACCGCCTTTGATAAAGCGAATTTCGGCACCTATTTTCTAAACACCGTCATCGTGACAGGACTTGCGATTCCCTTTAATCTTCTTTTCTGCAGCCTGGCAGCCTATCCGCTCGCCCGGATGGATTTCAGGGGAAGAAGTGTGGTGCTCGCGCTGATTATTTCGACCATGATGGTGCCCTTCCAGCTTTATATGGCGCCTTTATTCCAGCTGGCAGGAGAGCTTGGCCTCCGCAATACCCATGCCGGGCTGATTGTCCTGCAGGTATCAACCGCTTTTGGCATCTTCCTGATGAGGCAGGCGTATCTGCGCATCCCGAAGGATCTGGAAGAATCCGCCTACCTGGACGGAGCCAACCGGTTCAAGGTTTGGTACCTGGTCGTCCTGCCGCTCGTCAAGCCGACCCTTGTCACCCTGGCGATTTTCACCTTTATGGGGACATGGGGAGATTATTTATGGCCGCTTCTCAATTCTACAGACAGCACGATGTACACCTTATCGATCGGGCTCGCGCAGCTGTCCCAGAATTTTGACGGAGCCAATCTGAAGCTGATCAGCGCGGCCTCCATCCTGACCACGATCCCGACGCTGCTGATTTTTATCTGGCTGCAAAAGTATTTCATTTCAGGCGCAACGGACGGAGCAGTCAAAGGCTGA
- a CDS encoding carbohydrate ABC transporter permease has protein sequence MNREPAVLQNLEIKSVPKKRKKFKLPLTPWLFLLPSIVILGTFLAYPIIEAFKWSFLDYKIIAGTGEFVGLANFKEIYTDSDFWNAFVNTLVFLVIVLPLNVFLPMILAVLVNQKIRAAGVFRVLYYLPVITPMVVAALMWKMLYSQNGVIAELLAKIGLFDSPTNLLVQSSTALTAVAAITIWKGLGYYMIIYLAGLQSIPKDVYESASIDGASVWQQFTRITVPMLTPSITLVSVMTIIAGMKVFEEIALTTGGGPAGATTTLVMYIYAKFNSLDVSIASAAGLVLLVMAIGASLLQMKLTSKREDDLRA, from the coding sequence ATGAACAGAGAACCTGCAGTACTTCAAAACCTTGAAATCAAATCCGTACCTAAAAAGCGCAAGAAGTTCAAGCTGCCGCTGACTCCATGGCTGTTCCTGCTTCCGTCGATCGTGATTCTGGGCACCTTTCTTGCCTACCCGATCATTGAAGCTTTCAAATGGAGCTTCCTGGACTATAAAATCATTGCGGGTACAGGTGAATTTGTTGGATTGGCCAATTTTAAAGAGATATACACAGACAGTGATTTCTGGAACGCCTTCGTCAATACGCTAGTCTTTTTGGTGATTGTGCTTCCGCTGAATGTCTTTTTACCAATGATTTTAGCAGTCCTTGTGAACCAGAAGATCAGGGCCGCCGGTGTTTTTAGGGTTTTATATTATCTGCCGGTCATTACCCCGATGGTTGTTGCCGCTTTGATGTGGAAAATGCTGTATTCGCAGAATGGCGTGATTGCCGAACTATTAGCTAAGATCGGCCTGTTCGACTCTCCGACCAATCTGCTTGTCCAGTCCTCGACTGCCCTTACAGCTGTTGCCGCCATCACAATCTGGAAAGGCCTCGGCTATTATATGATCATCTATCTGGCCGGGCTGCAGTCGATTCCAAAGGATGTGTATGAATCGGCGAGTATTGACGGCGCCTCTGTCTGGCAGCAGTTCACCAGGATTACCGTGCCGATGCTGACTCCTTCCATCACACTCGTATCGGTCATGACGATCATCGCCGGCATGAAGGTGTTTGAAGAGATCGCGCTGACTACCGGGGGCGGGCCTGCCGGAGCAACCACGACCCTGGTCATGTATATCTATGCCAAGTTCAACAGCCTGGACGTCAGCATAGCATCCGCCGCCGGACTGGTGTTGCTCGTGATGGCCATTGGGGCATCGCTTCTGCAGATGAAGCTGACCAGCAAGCGGGAAGATGATTTGAGAGCTTAA
- a CDS encoding ABC transporter substrate-binding protein — protein MKTVKKWAAGSMTAMLALGLVACSSDDTSGGTDKEKAKDGELSGKVTMWTASLAGEPFDTYFKDLEKDFESEHPEVDVVIQDIPQNEMEQKVLTSLTGSDVPDLVNLNPHYMSNIAAQGGLLDLTDELSDEANGAYVEGPFESGKYDGGLYALPWYLTTTVSWYNGDHFSQAGVTELPSDVQGLYETAKKVSEATGKPAYYPVINDGNTIMEKMVSLSNGEPIVKDGKANLAGNKNILEFFDVTQKMYKEGIIPQEAAEGSIKTGQEQYMAGNISMLEGGVTFLGPIESGAPDVFKASKAGQPLNDADAPVNVAVMNFAVPAKTQNKEAAVALAEFVTNAENQLEFAKVAGTVLPSAKASLEDDYFANPGDSPKGLGMLEASKSLSRAEVLIPPTENSADLREATKTIFTKNLQGDITPEEALKQLEEEWNKAFEKSGEKVTF, from the coding sequence ATGAAAACTGTTAAAAAATGGGCTGCAGGATCTATGACAGCGATGCTGGCTTTAGGATTGGTAGCATGCAGCAGCGATGATACAAGCGGCGGAACAGACAAAGAGAAAGCTAAGGACGGGGAGCTTTCAGGAAAAGTCACGATGTGGACTGCTTCCTTGGCAGGAGAGCCGTTCGATACATATTTCAAGGATCTGGAGAAGGATTTCGAGTCAGAGCATCCAGAAGTGGATGTTGTCATCCAGGATATCCCGCAGAATGAAATGGAACAGAAGGTATTGACTTCCCTCACTGGAAGCGATGTGCCTGATCTCGTCAACCTCAACCCGCACTATATGTCCAATATTGCTGCACAGGGCGGACTGCTTGATCTGACAGACGAACTCAGCGATGAAGCAAATGGCGCTTATGTGGAAGGCCCATTTGAATCCGGGAAGTATGATGGAGGACTGTATGCTTTGCCTTGGTATCTGACGACAACTGTCTCCTGGTACAATGGGGACCATTTCAGCCAGGCGGGTGTAACTGAACTTCCTTCTGACGTGCAGGGACTCTATGAAACTGCCAAAAAGGTATCCGAAGCTACAGGGAAACCGGCTTACTATCCGGTGATCAACGATGGAAATACAATCATGGAAAAAATGGTTTCCCTGTCTAATGGCGAGCCGATCGTGAAAGACGGGAAAGCAAACCTGGCCGGCAACAAAAACATACTTGAGTTTTTTGACGTGACTCAAAAGATGTATAAAGAAGGAATCATCCCGCAGGAAGCGGCAGAAGGCTCTATCAAGACAGGACAGGAGCAGTATATGGCCGGAAACATCTCCATGCTAGAAGGCGGAGTCACATTCCTTGGCCCAATTGAATCTGGTGCCCCTGATGTATTCAAGGCATCCAAAGCAGGCCAGCCGCTGAATGACGCAGATGCTCCTGTAAACGTAGCTGTTATGAACTTTGCTGTACCGGCCAAAACACAGAATAAGGAAGCGGCTGTTGCTCTTGCTGAATTCGTGACCAATGCTGAGAACCAGCTTGAGTTTGCCAAAGTAGCCGGAACGGTCCTTCCATCCGCAAAGGCATCACTGGAAGACGATTATTTTGCAAACCCTGGCGATTCTCCAAAGGGCCTTGGCATGCTTGAAGCCTCCAAATCCCTTAGCCGCGCGGAAGTCCTGATCCCGCCAACTGAAAACAGTGCAGACCTTCGTGAAGCAACCAAGACGATCTTCACGAAAAACCTCCAGGGAGACATCACTCCAGAGGAAGCATTGAAGCAGCTGGAAGAAGAATGGAATAAAGCATTCGAAAAATCCGGCGAGAAAGTGACATTCTAA
- a CDS encoding glycoside hydrolase family 10 protein, producing MKKSLKVLSGTALASSLLVSSFGGGGKVSAEANVPDDVMSVKDESGDWLRVNDVNNRTNGNKLVLFNDTFSYYTETAKGSTEVVLEKTGINTYRVARETDGDSAIPEEGLVLSTGSSTTAEIKGFLEQLEKGETVTLYEPAEKRTEMQSNSVDPTRESNPAGAPFDGFRGPDQLIVYTSEFGSSTKTNPYGYEITVEDGFVTKLGGGNSAIPENGFVVSGHGVASSWISGNSIIGAKVTVDENGVVEIVQDVESFQFQSRQSITKAESSIEKAKAEYLDVALKEAEAAIKKAKTILAKAEKVNAADPVLALDLTRQATQLAYDAYYYSLPSHAAEQRAIWYRPEETTLAGVNQVLDRMEEAGFNSVYLETTFWGYTIYPSETMTEYGLPAQHPNFRNADYGKYGSDLLQAYIKEGKKRGISVQAWTDGFMIGHSSLGLPSQFQVHPEWAAIQRSNTTGEPKPDTSSNYYWLDIAQPEVQTFMLDIYKEMQSKYDIKGLNIDYMRYPHQSFEKSYGFSEKVRELYKAKTGIDPMELSPTATPEEWEKWAGWIQQRENDFVDGLHTQSKKLNSKFMLTATPEPGPEAVLISDWQEDIDGVIPQAYGHDFNSIQSTVQASKKLMPEGTMYYTGIYSFYHHLSEMASVEDVMSAKYGTAGVNMFAFGQASAPSVDALGKGPWREKAVNPGEEPIEAVYAVLKDMQQEINHLYIPKGALARKEGNDIRKALQDIQKSVRKNPDNAAEAFQKAETKIQDSIKSGKLASTVGERMKSQLADTKQWVNYFLDRQN from the coding sequence TTGAAGAAATCATTGAAGGTGCTAAGCGGAACGGCTCTTGCTTCAAGTCTATTAGTCTCATCATTTGGTGGAGGCGGAAAGGTGTCAGCGGAGGCGAATGTCCCTGATGACGTCATGAGTGTGAAGGATGAGTCGGGGGATTGGCTGAGGGTGAATGATGTGAATAACCGGACGAACGGGAATAAGCTAGTCCTGTTTAATGACACATTCAGCTATTATACGGAAACGGCTAAAGGCAGCACTGAGGTGGTCCTGGAGAAGACGGGGATTAATACATACCGGGTTGCCAGGGAGACGGATGGGGACAGTGCCATTCCGGAAGAAGGTCTAGTGCTTTCAACAGGGAGTTCTACGACTGCTGAAATCAAAGGGTTTTTGGAGCAGCTCGAGAAGGGTGAAACGGTCACTCTCTATGAACCTGCTGAAAAACGGACTGAAATGCAGTCTAATTCAGTGGATCCGACCCGGGAATCCAATCCGGCAGGAGCCCCTTTTGACGGTTTCCGCGGCCCTGATCAGCTGATTGTGTATACCTCTGAGTTTGGCAGCTCAACGAAAACAAATCCTTACGGCTATGAGATAACAGTTGAAGACGGCTTTGTCACGAAGCTTGGCGGCGGCAATTCAGCTATACCGGAAAATGGGTTTGTTGTCAGCGGCCATGGAGTCGCTTCAAGCTGGATATCCGGCAATAGTATTATCGGTGCAAAAGTGACTGTGGATGAAAATGGTGTGGTGGAGATTGTGCAGGATGTGGAAAGCTTCCAGTTCCAGAGCAGGCAATCCATCACTAAAGCGGAAAGCTCGATTGAAAAAGCAAAAGCGGAATACCTGGATGTGGCGTTGAAAGAAGCGGAGGCAGCTATCAAAAAAGCAAAAACCATTCTGGCAAAAGCCGAAAAAGTCAATGCTGCTGACCCGGTTCTGGCTCTTGATCTTACCCGCCAGGCAACACAACTAGCTTATGATGCTTATTATTATTCTCTTCCTTCCCATGCCGCTGAGCAAAGGGCGATCTGGTACCGTCCTGAGGAGACGACTCTTGCTGGCGTTAACCAGGTGCTTGACCGGATGGAGGAAGCAGGCTTCAACTCTGTTTATCTGGAAACCACTTTCTGGGGCTATACCATCTATCCTAGTGAAACGATGACCGAATATGGTCTGCCGGCCCAGCATCCTAACTTCAGGAATGCCGACTATGGCAAGTATGGCAGCGATCTGCTTCAGGCTTATATCAAGGAAGGGAAGAAGCGGGGCATTTCGGTGCAGGCATGGACAGATGGGTTCATGATCGGCCACTCTTCTCTTGGATTGCCGTCCCAGTTCCAGGTGCATCCGGAATGGGCAGCCATCCAGCGCTCCAATACAACAGGCGAGCCTAAGCCGGATACGTCAAGCAACTATTATTGGCTGGATATTGCCCAGCCGGAGGTCCAGACCTTTATGCTGGATATTTATAAAGAAATGCAGTCCAAATATGACATCAAGGGCTTGAACATCGACTATATGCGCTACCCGCACCAGTCTTTTGAAAAAAGCTATGGCTTTAGCGAAAAGGTCCGGGAACTATATAAAGCGAAAACCGGCATTGACCCAATGGAATTAAGCCCGACAGCCACACCTGAAGAGTGGGAAAAATGGGCCGGCTGGATTCAGCAGAGAGAGAATGATTTTGTCGATGGGCTTCATACCCAATCAAAAAAGCTCAATTCCAAATTCATGCTGACCGCTACACCGGAGCCCGGCCCTGAGGCCGTCCTGATCAGTGACTGGCAGGAAGATATTGACGGAGTCATCCCGCAGGCTTACGGCCACGACTTCAACAGCATCCAATCCACCGTCCAGGCAAGCAAAAAGCTGATGCCGGAGGGGACGATGTATTATACAGGCATTTATTCCTTCTATCACCATTTGAGTGAGATGGCGAGTGTGGAGGATGTGATGTCAGCCAAGTACGGAACAGCCGGAGTGAATATGTTTGCCTTTGGCCAGGCAAGTGCGCCTTCTGTTGATGCACTCGGCAAAGGGCCATGGCGTGAAAAGGCAGTCAATCCTGGAGAAGAGCCGATCGAAGCAGTCTATGCGGTCCTGAAGGATATGCAGCAGGAAATCAACCATCTTTATATTCCTAAAGGAGCACTGGCGAGGAAAGAAGGCAATGACATCCGCAAGGCACTTCAGGATATCCAAAAATCAGTCAGGAAAAACCCTGACAATGCTGCAGAAGCTTTCCAAAAAGCCGAGACAAAAATACAGGATAGCATAAAATCCGGGAAGCTTGCCTCAACGGTAGGCGAACGAATGAAGTCACAGCTGGCGGATACGAAGCAATGGGTGAACTACTTCCTTGACCGCCAAAACTAA
- a CDS encoding glucosamine-6-phosphate deaminase — protein MNVSVLKDYEAMSKAAAEKIAELVNANPNALVCFAAGSTPIGTFEILADLAADKKVDFGSCKFVGLDEWVGMDKTDSGSCQETLWKTLFLPLQIKEENICFFDAKAKDLQQECQRVDQYIMDHGNIDLMLLGIGVNGHLGFNEPGVSFNSLSHVVNLDQNTKSVGQKYFETERELSKGITLGTQHIMDSNTVILIANGAYKAEAVHRMIHGEVTNELPATILQTHRECYVYLEEGAFRR, from the coding sequence ATGAACGTATCTGTTTTAAAAGATTATGAGGCAATGTCCAAAGCGGCTGCCGAAAAAATAGCCGAACTTGTAAATGCAAATCCTAATGCTTTGGTGTGCTTTGCAGCGGGAAGTACACCGATTGGAACATTTGAAATTCTGGCAGATTTAGCAGCGGATAAAAAAGTCGATTTTGGTTCGTGCAAATTCGTAGGGCTGGATGAATGGGTTGGAATGGATAAGACTGATTCTGGCAGCTGCCAGGAGACATTATGGAAAACATTATTTCTCCCCCTGCAGATAAAGGAAGAAAACATCTGCTTCTTTGATGCAAAAGCAAAAGACCTGCAGCAAGAGTGCCAAAGAGTCGATCAATATATCATGGATCATGGCAATATCGACCTCATGCTCCTGGGCATAGGAGTCAACGGCCACTTAGGATTCAACGAACCAGGTGTTTCTTTTAACAGTCTCTCCCATGTCGTGAACCTTGATCAAAATACAAAATCTGTCGGACAAAAATACTTCGAAACCGAAAGAGAACTATCAAAAGGAATCACCCTGGGGACTCAGCATATCATGGACAGTAACACAGTAATTCTAATTGCCAATGGTGCCTATAAGGCTGAGGCAGTTCATCGGATGATACACGGTGAAGTCACGAATGAGCTTCCGGCAACCATTCTTCAGACTCATAGGGAATGTTATGTTTATTTGGAGGAGGGGGCTTTTAGAAGGTGA